A stretch of Methanococcus voltae PS DNA encodes these proteins:
- the cobM gene encoding precorrin-4 C(11)-methyltransferase, translating into MNKLTIVGAGSGDKELITVKGAKAIENADIIIYAGSLVNPEVLTYNTSGAQIYNSASMNLEEVIDVIVNGIKENKKVVRVHTGDPSLYGAIKEQIDELEKRNIDVEIIPGVTSLFAAAATLKSELTLPDVSQTVIITRPVGRTPKPSEESLKSLAKHQATMAIYLGTGMIEKVCKELIEGGYPADTAVGVVYHASWEDEKKIIGNLENIAQKVKDEGITKTALIIVGDVLDPKNYTYSKLYDKKFEHEYRKAKFD; encoded by the coding sequence ATGAATAAATTAACAATAGTTGGTGCAGGTTCTGGAGATAAGGAATTAATAACGGTTAAAGGAGCTAAAGCAATTGAAAACGCAGATATTATAATATATGCAGGCTCATTAGTTAATCCAGAAGTTTTAACATATAATACAAGTGGAGCACAAATCTACAATAGTGCTTCAATGAATTTAGAAGAAGTTATAGATGTAATTGTAAATGGAATTAAAGAAAATAAAAAAGTAGTTAGAGTACATACTGGGGACCCTTCATTATATGGTGCTATAAAAGAGCAAATTGATGAGTTAGAAAAACGAAATATCGATGTAGAAATAATACCTGGTGTAACCTCATTATTTGCTGCAGCAGCTACTTTAAAATCTGAATTAACATTGCCAGACGTTTCACAAACCGTCATTATAACACGTCCAGTTGGTAGAACTCCAAAACCAAGTGAAGAAAGCTTAAAATCATTGGCTAAACATCAAGCAACTATGGCAATATACCTGGGTACAGGTATGATTGAAAAAGTATGCAAAGAATTAATAGAGGGCGGTTATCCCGCAGATACTGCGGTAGGCGTTGTATATCACGCTTCATGGGAAGATGAGAAAAAAATTATTGGAAATCTTGAAAATATAGCTCAAAAAGTTAAAGATGAAGGAATTACAAAAACAGCATTGATAATTGTAGGGGATGTTCTCGACCCTAAAAATTATACATATTCAAAATTATATGATAAAAAATTTGAACATGAATACAGGAAAGCTAAATTTGATTAA
- a CDS encoding aconitase X catalytic domain-containing protein — protein MYLTTEEEKIYNGEYGETLEMCMNLIVSLGDIYGAEKLIDVTSAQVSGVSYKTIGEKGLEFLRDMSASGLKVSVPTTLNPAGMDLIDYKNIGFPEDFAKKQIEIIDYFEKMGIELGCTCTPYLSGNVPRFRDHISWAESSAVCYSNSVLGAYTNREGGPSALASAILGKTSYYGYHLDENRTPNFKINLDLDFEKIGLKCDNKINNMASYGLIGRYVGRIVKNGIPYFNFSNKQKNDGLNIKSECLKGLGAALAASGGVALYHFNGITPEAICTYDNQFDKGNLKFDDEITITNEMIEEELSKFNNDQKIDLICIGCPHSGMSEIKTIVDILLEEKKQLKTDLWVCTSIYTKAIADRMGYTKIIEDAGGKLVVDTCMVVAPIEKMGYKYVATNSGKAATYLPNFCSSEVIYGSIEELIRKGLNQ, from the coding sequence TTGTATTTAACCACTGAAGAAGAAAAAATATATAATGGAGAGTACGGAGAAACTCTCGAAATGTGTATGAATTTAATTGTATCTCTTGGGGACATTTATGGAGCCGAAAAATTGATAGATGTTACATCAGCCCAGGTTTCAGGAGTTTCATATAAAACTATCGGCGAAAAAGGATTAGAATTTTTAAGAGATATGTCAGCTAGTGGCTTAAAAGTTTCAGTACCTACAACTTTAAATCCTGCAGGTATGGACTTAATAGACTACAAAAATATTGGATTTCCAGAAGATTTTGCAAAAAAACAGATTGAAATCATAGATTATTTTGAAAAAATGGGGATTGAATTAGGTTGTACCTGTACCCCATACTTATCCGGAAATGTACCAAGATTTAGAGACCATATCTCGTGGGCGGAGTCATCTGCAGTATGCTACTCAAATTCCGTTCTTGGCGCTTATACTAATCGAGAAGGGGGACCCTCTGCATTAGCTAGTGCAATATTGGGTAAAACTTCATACTATGGCTATCATTTGGACGAAAATAGAACACCTAATTTTAAAATTAATTTAGATTTGGACTTTGAAAAAATTGGTCTAAAATGTGACAATAAAATTAATAACATGGCTTCTTATGGATTAATAGGTAGATATGTGGGAAGAATTGTAAAAAACGGCATACCATACTTTAATTTTAGCAACAAGCAAAAAAACGATGGATTAAATATCAAAAGTGAGTGTTTAAAAGGACTCGGGGCTGCATTAGCTGCGAGTGGTGGTGTTGCATTGTACCATTTTAATGGAATAACCCCTGAAGCCATCTGTACTTATGATAATCAGTTTGATAAGGGTAATTTAAAATTTGACGATGAAATTACAATTACAAATGAAATGATTGAAGAAGAGCTCTCAAAATTCAATAATGACCAAAAAATAGACTTAATATGTATCGGTTGCCCACATAGTGGCATGAGTGAAATAAAAACAATTGTTGACATTCTTCTTGAAGAGAAAAAACAGTTAAAAACAGACTTATGGGTTTGTACTTCGATATATACAAAAGCAATAGCTGACAGAATGGGTTATACAAAAATTATAGAAGATGCAGGCGGTAAACTAGTTGTGGATACGTGTATGGTTGTTGCACCTATTGAAAAAATGGGTTATAAGTACGTAGCTACAAATTCAGGAAAAGCAGCTACATATTTACCTAACTTCTGTAGTAGTGAAGTAATATACGGCTCTATCGAAGAATTGATTAGAAAAGGATTAAATCAATAA
- a CDS encoding coenzyme F420-0:L-glutamate ligase: MVKVNYKINSEIPDNLKNRITAKPIQTNYLYNGDDFIFETLHSLRREVNAGTLSLKDGDLLVVSEKFVSTSQGNFVDENKSKPKLGAYFCYYWSKYIWGYILGPLLKTRPDRVLNLRKMPERETLKHKQVVIDNVGFIYALKPASEGGIDLTNVPGTYASLLPTNPKETMDKLYDAIKKEFDVDLTIMLIDTDATYKFYKWYVTALPYATEGIISGIGVFGYILGKIGNLLNLGGLYGATPLTITGNNFYKKYSMELLLYIANLADTSQVPYTKSIHDLMKKYNTYVITEKILSDMEHSPIVLVKIDE; this comes from the coding sequence ATGGTAAAAGTAAATTATAAAATAAATTCTGAAATTCCTGATAATTTAAAAAATAGAATAACTGCTAAACCAATACAAACTAATTATTTGTATAATGGCGATGATTTTATATTCGAAACACTTCACTCTCTACGAAGAGAGGTAAATGCAGGTACTTTATCACTAAAAGATGGGGATTTACTAGTTGTTAGTGAAAAATTTGTATCCACCAGTCAGGGTAATTTTGTAGATGAGAATAAATCTAAGCCAAAATTGGGTGCTTATTTTTGTTATTACTGGAGTAAATATATTTGGGGTTATATACTAGGTCCTTTATTAAAAACAAGACCTGACCGAGTATTAAACCTTAGAAAAATGCCTGAAAGAGAAACTTTAAAGCATAAGCAAGTTGTAATTGATAATGTAGGATTTATTTATGCCTTAAAACCTGCTTCTGAAGGAGGAATTGATTTAACAAATGTGCCCGGTACTTATGCTTCTTTATTACCTACTAACCCTAAAGAAACCATGGATAAGTTATACGATGCAATAAAAAAGGAATTTGATGTAGATTTAACAATTATGTTAATTGATACCGATGCAACATATAAGTTTTATAAGTGGTATGTAACTGCACTACCCTATGCTACTGAAGGTATAATCTCAGGAATTGGAGTTTTTGGCTATATTTTAGGTAAAATAGGGAATTTATTAAATTTAGGCGGATTATATGGCGCTACTCCATTGACAATAACGGGAAATAATTTTTATAAAAAATATTCTATGGAATTACTGTTATATATTGCAAATCTTGCAGATACTTCGCAAGTGCCTTATACTAAGTCAATACACGATTTAATGAAAAAATATAATACCTACGTAATAACTGAGAAAATTTTAAGTGATATGGAGCATAGTCCTATAGTACTTGTTAAAATAGACGAGTAA